From the Candidatus Kapaibacterium sp. genome, the window AACCGAAATCCGCTTGTACAATGCACAAAGTGAATTAGTATCAGTACCATTCACAGGCGTATTGAATAGCGGTGAATACAGCGTACGTATCCCTGTTGAAGAGCTTTCAAGTGGCGTTT encodes:
- a CDS encoding T9SS type A sorting domain-containing protein; protein product: TEIRLYNAQSELVSVPFTGVLNSGEYSVRIPVEELSSGVYFYEMVSGPFKDTKKMIIVK